In [Mycobacterium] stephanolepidis, the genomic window GCTTGAGAGCATCAGGCCCAGCAGCACCGAGCCGTCCCGCCCCACCACGAGCACGGGACGGTCCTTGCCCTGTGAGGGGTCATCCTTGTAGACCACCCAGGTCCACACGATCTCGCCGGGATCGGCGCGACCGTCCAGGTCGGGCGTGTATTCGATACGACGGGCCCGATGGGCCGTGGGCACACTGCGGTTGGTTACCGGACGACCCGGAATGGCGGTCTGCTGCTCGGTCTCCACGACACCGATCGCTTCCAGTCCGCGCTGCAGCCCCCGCTGAACGAATTCCGACCCCTGTAGTTGCCGCAGCACCTTCGGGCCTTCGCGGAACACGACTTGTTCAAGAGTGTCCACCGCGATCTTCCCGAGCCTCCGCCCGAGCGTCTGCCACTGTGACGCCATGCTGCGAGCATACTGACCGGTAGTCCCTCGCGACGTGTGTGTCAGGAGCATGGCGCGCGGCATGGGAGCATGGTGCCGTGCCAAGTTTTGCCGACACGACGTTCACGGACCCGGCGCTTATCCGTAACTTCTGCATCATCGCCCATATCGACCACGGGAAGTCGACCCTGGCCGACCGGATGCTGCAGCTGACGGGCGTGGTCGACGAGCGGTCCATGCGTGCCCAGTACCTGGATCGCATGGATATCGAGCGCGAGCGCGGCATCACCATCAAGGCGCAGAATGTGCGGCTGCCCTGGCAGGTCACGGGCCAGAACGGGCCGCAGGACTATGTCCTGCACCTCATCGACACCCCCGGGCACGTGGACTTCACCTACGAGGTCTCGCGGGCGTTGGAGGCGTGCGAGGGCGCGGTGCTGCTCGTGGATGCCGCACAGGGCATCGAGGCGCAGACGCTGGCCAACCTGTACCTGGCACTGGACAAGGACCTGACCATCATCCCGGTCCTCAACAAGATTGACTTGCCCGCGGCCGACCCCGAGCGCTACTCCGAGGAGATCGCGCACATCATCGGCTGCGAGCCCTCCGATGTGCTGCGGGTGTCCGGCAAGACCGGCGAGGGCGTCGAGGCACTGCTGGACGAGGTGGTGCGGCTCATTCCCGCACCACAAGGCGATCCGGATGCTCCGGCGCGCGCGATGATCTTCGACTCGGTGTACGACATCTACCGGGGCGTCGTCACCTACGTTCGCGTCGTCGACGGCAAGATCACGCCGCGCGAGAAGATCGCGATGATGTCGACAGGCGCCACCCATGAACTGCTGGAGGTGGGCATCGTCTCACCGGACCCCAAACCCTCTGCGGGCCTTGGGGTGGGTGAGGTGGGCTACCTGATCACCGGTGTGAAGGACGTGCGCCAGTCCAAGGTCGGTGACACCGTCACCTCCGCGCGCAAGGGTGCGACCGAACCGCTCACCGGTTATCGCGAACCCCGGCCGATGGTGTACTCCGGGTTGTACCCGGTGGACGGATCCGATTACCCGAATCTTCGTGAAGCGCTGGACAAATTGCAGCTCAACGACGCGGCGCTCACCTATGAGCCGGAGACCTCGGTGGCGCTGGGCTTCGGATTCCGTTGCGGCTTCTTGGGATTGCTGCACATGGAGATCACCCGTGAGCGACTGGAACGTGAGTTCAACCTCGACCTGATCTCGACCGCACCCAACGTGGTGTACCGAGTGGTCAAGGAAGACGGCACCGAAATGATGGTGACCAACCCGTCCATCTGGCCCGAGGGCAAGATCCGTTCGGTGTTCGAGCCCGTCGTCAAGACGACTGTCATCGCACCGAGCGAGTTCATCGGTTCGATCATGGAGCTGTGCCAGTCACGGCGCGGTGAACTCGGCGGCATGGATTACCTCTCGCCGGAGCGTGTCGAGCTGCGGTACACAATGCCGTTGGGCGAGATCATCTTCGACTTCTTCGACTCGCTGAAATCGCGTACCCGCGGTTACGCCAGCCTGGACTACGAAGAGGCCGGCGAACAGGAAGCCGAGCTGGTCAAGGTCGATATCCTGCTGCAGGGCGAGGCTGTCGACGCGTTCAGCGCCATCGTGCACAAGGACGGCGCATCGGCGTATGGCAACAAGATGACCGTGAAGCTCAAGGAACTCATCCCGCGCCAGCAGTTCGAGGTGCCGGTGCAGGCCGCGGTTGGCTCGAGAATCATTGCACGCGAAAATATTCGGGCCATCCGTAAGGACGTGCTTTCCAAGTGCTACGGCGGTGACATCACCCGTAAGCGCAAGCTGCTGGAGAAGCAGAAGGAGGGCAAGAAGCGCATGAAGACCATCGGACGGGTCGAGGTGCCGCAGGAGGCCTTCGTGGCGGCGCTGTCCACCGAGTCCGCGGCGGACAAGCCGAAGAAGTAGTTGTAGCGGAGGCTTCGCGCGGCGGGTGACCCAACCTCGCCGAGTGTGCGAATAGTGTCGATATCTCGGTGAATTTCGACCGTATCCGCACACTCGGGCTCAGTGCTCGCACTCCTGACTAGGCATCCCGACGACGGCCCCGCCCTGCGGCCAACCCGCGGGCGATTCCTCCCACGGCTCCTGACGCCCATACGGTGTCAGGTCCAGGAACGGATACCCGACCGCCGAATGATCCAGCCCGCGCGCGAAGGCCGAATAGGTATGAAAAACCTCGTCTGCGCGGCGGAGGAAGACGCTGGCGCCGGGCCAATCCCCGCGCAGGTCTTCCTCGCTGAAACCGTCGGCGTGTAACTCGTCGAGCGACTTGTAGTTGTACTCGATCGGCGTACGTGACGGGTCGAGCGTGACATGGAAGTCGTAACTGAAATCGCCGTCGTTGGTGGAGTACCACGGGAACGTCCATCCGTGTTCGTCGCGGTACCTGGCGATGCTTGCATACGGCGCACGGGACACGCAGGCGAAGGTGACGCCCTTGTCGGTCAACAACGCGCGATCTCGTTCGGTGAACGTCATATCGGCTGCCCCCGTGCAGCTGGGGCATCCGCGGTCGACGGCGTCGATCCACATGAAATGGTGGACATACAGGGTGTGCCGGCCCTCGAACATGTCCAGGAGCCGCACCGGCCCGTCGGGGCCTTCGAAGAGGTAGTCCTTCTCGACTTTCACCATGGGCAGGCGTCGGCGTTCGGCGTTGACGGCATCGCGCAGATGGGTGGCCTCGCGCTCGCGGATCAGCAGTTGCTTGCGGGCCGTCAGCCATTCCTCGCGGGTGACGGCGGTGGGATAGGCGGATGAGGTTGTCATACCGATACCGACCCACCCCGGCCGGAAAACTCATCGCGTCGATACGCTGAGGTCCATGAGTACCGTGCTTGCCGGGCTTCGTCTTCCAGTTGTCGGCGCCCCGATGGCCGGAGGTATCACCGTTCCCGCGTTGGCGCGTGGCGTGAGCGCGGCCGGCGGTTTCGGCCTACTGCCGGCGGGGTACCGCAGCGTCGAGCAGCTGGACCGGGACCGTGCGGCGATGGACGGTCTTCCCTTCGGCTTCAACGTCTTCGTTCCCACGCCAGATCTGGGGGCCGACCTGGGTGAGTACCTGGACAAGCTGAAGATCTGGGCCGACAAATTCGAGGTGGCTCCGGGCGACCCGGTCTGGCACGACGACGCGTATGCCGACAAGATCGAGTATCTGGTCGCCACACCTGTCCCGGTGGTGTCGTTCACCTTTGGCGTGCCGTCCGCGCAGGATGCGCACCGGCTGCGCGCGGCCGGATCCGAGGTGTGGATTACCGTCACCAGTGCCGTAGAGGCCACGATCGCCGAGGGGATCGGCGCCGACGCGCTGGTTGTCCAGGGTCCCGAGGCCGGTGGTCACCGCAGCAGCTTCGATGCCGGTGCCCCCGAAGAGCCGCTGGCCGATCTGATCGCGAACGTGCGGACGGTCACCGCGTTACCGCTGGTGGCAGCGGGCGGAATCATGGACGGCGCCGACATCGCCCGGGTGCTCGCCGCCGGCGCCACGGCCGCTCAGTTGGGCACCGCGCTGGTGGTCACCGACGAGTCGGGAGCCAAACAGGTCTACAAAGACGCCCTGCTGCAACCGGCCGAAACGGTGGTGACGCGGGTCTTCTCGGGCCGCCCGGCGCGAAGTATCTCCAACGCATTCCAGCGGGATATGGAATCGGTTGCCCCGGTGAGCTTCCCGGCACTGAACTCGGCGACCAAGGAGCTGCGGGCGAGTGGAGATCCGGACGTGATGTCGCTGTGGGCCGGCACCGAGCATCACCGGGCGCGGGCGCTGCCGGTGGCGGAACTGATGTCGGTGTTGGCTGCCGAGCTGGACGCGGCACGGGGTCAGGCGACAGCATGAAACCGACCGCCCTGATCTGGACCGCACTTGTTGCCGCATGCCTGCTGGTCGGCATCGACCTGGTCATCTACCTGGCGGGCCCGCGGAGCGGAGGGGCCACCGGTGTCCTTGTGTCGCTCTTGGTGTTCAACCTGCTGCTCTTCGGTGGCCTCGGCATCTACCTGCTTCGCCGACGCTAAATGAGCCGGGCGCGTAGCCAGATCGCACCTACGATGGTCGGATGGTGTCGTCTCTTGATCCCGAGCTGTCGCTAGAAGGACTGCTTTCCAGTCAGTCTCCTGTTCAGCGGCGCGGCCCCTTTCCGCCGATTGCCGACTACGCATTTCTCTCGGATTGGGAGAACACCTGCCTGATCGCCGCCAACGGATCGGTGGAGTGGATGTGCGTTCCGCGGCCGGATTCGCCGAGCATCTTCGGGGCGATCCTTGATCGCGGGGCGGGGCATTTCCGGATCGCCCCATATGGGCACAATGTGCCGGCCGCGCGCCGCTATCTCCCGGGCAGCCTGATGGTGGAAACCACGTGGCAGACCAAGACCGGGTGGCTCACGGTCCGCGACGCGTTGGTGCTGGGGCCCTGGCACGACGTCGATTCCCGGTCGAAAACGCATAAGCGCACCCCGACAGATTGGGATGCCGAGCACATCCTGCTGCGCACCGTGCGCTGTGTCAGCGGGACGGTCGAGGTGCTCATGAACTGCGAGCCCGCGTTCGACTATCACCGTGAGGGCGCCACCTGGGAGTACTCCGGCGACGGATACGGCGAGGCGACATGTCGGGCTACGAAGAACCCCGACGCCAATCCGACGCTGAAGCTGACCACGAATCTTCGATTGGGGTTGGAGGGCCGGGAAGCGCGTGCCCGCACCCGGCTCACCGAGGGTGACAACGTGTTCGTCGCGTTGAGCTGGTCCAAACACCCTGTGCCGCAGACGTATGCGGAGGCCGCCGACAAGATGTGGAAGACCGCCGAGGCCTGGCGGCAATGGATCAACATCGGCGAATTTCCCGACCATCCGTGGCGCTCGTACCTACAGAGCAGTGCGCTGGTCCTCAAGGGCCTGGCGTACTCGCCGACCGGCGCGCTGCTGGCGGCCTCGACCACGTCGCTACCGGAAACACCTGGGGGAGTGCGTAACTGGGACTATCGATACTCATGGGTGAGGGACTCCACCTTCGCGCTGTGGGGCCTCTACACGCTGGGTCTGGATCGTGAGGCCGACGACTTCTTCTCGTTCATCGCCGATGCTTCGGGTGCGAACAACGGCGAGAAGCATCCGTTGCAGGTCATGTACGGCGTGGGTGGCGAACGCACCTTGACCGAGGGGGAGCTGCCCCATCTGTCCGGCTACGACGGGGCGCGACCGGTGCGAATCGGCAACGGTGCCTTCGATCAGATCCAGCACGACATCTGGGGCACCATGCTCGATTCGGTGTATGTGCACGCCAGGTCGCGGGAACAGATTCCCGCGACGCTGTGGCCGATCCTGAAGAATCAGGCCGAAGAGGCGGCGCGGCACTGGCGTGAACCCGACCGTGGCATCTGGGAAGTACGCGGGGAGCCGCAGCATTTCACCTCATCCAAGATCATGTGCTGGGTTGCGATGGACCGCGGCGCGAAACTTGCCGAGATGCATGGTGAGAAGAGTTATGCCCAGCAGTGGCGCGCTGTCGCCGACGAGATCAAGGACGACATCCTGGAGAATGGCGTCGATGAACGCGGGGTGTTGGTACAGCGTTACGGTTCAACGGCTTTGGATGCCTCGCTGCTGCTCGCGGTGCTGAACCGTTTCCTGCCGTCCGACGATCCGCGGATTCGGGCGACAGTGCTGGCCATCGCCGATGAGCTGACCCATGACGGCCTGGTGCTGCGTTACCGGGTGGAGGAGACCGACGACGGACTTTCGGGCGAGGAGGGCACCTTCACCATCTGCTCGTTCTGGCTCGTGTCGGCGTTGGTGGAGATCGGTGAGGTGCGCAGGGCACGGCACCTGTGCGAGCGATTGCTCTCCTTCGCCAGCCCGCTGCAGCTCTACGCCGAGGAGATCGACCCGCGCACCGGTCGGCATCTGGGCAACTTCCCGCAGGCGTTCACCCATCTGGCGTTGATCAATGCGGTCGTACACGTCATCCGGGCCGAAGAGGAAGCGGATGTGAGCGGCACCTTCCAGCCCGCGAACGCCCCCACGTGAGCGTCCGGGGCGCCGCCGCGGTCGCTGTGGCGATGTGCGTGGTCGCGTCCGGATGCGGGCGCGCCGCCGATCAGGCTGAGCAGACGCCCCTCACAGCCGAATCGTCCTCGGGGACAACGTCATCGGCGAGCGCGGCGAGTTCGGCTCCGGCCTTCGGGTACACACCCGTGTTGGAGCCGGTCACGGGCGTCGAAGGAATGGTCACCTATGACGTGCAACTACCGCAGCTCTCCGGCGGAGTACCCGCCGTCCGTGATCGATTCAACGACGGCATGCGCAGCGGGC contains:
- a CDS encoding glycoside hydrolase family 15 protein produces the protein MVSSLDPELSLEGLLSSQSPVQRRGPFPPIADYAFLSDWENTCLIAANGSVEWMCVPRPDSPSIFGAILDRGAGHFRIAPYGHNVPAARRYLPGSLMVETTWQTKTGWLTVRDALVLGPWHDVDSRSKTHKRTPTDWDAEHILLRTVRCVSGTVEVLMNCEPAFDYHREGATWEYSGDGYGEATCRATKNPDANPTLKLTTNLRLGLEGREARARTRLTEGDNVFVALSWSKHPVPQTYAEAADKMWKTAEAWRQWINIGEFPDHPWRSYLQSSALVLKGLAYSPTGALLAASTTSLPETPGGVRNWDYRYSWVRDSTFALWGLYTLGLDREADDFFSFIADASGANNGEKHPLQVMYGVGGERTLTEGELPHLSGYDGARPVRIGNGAFDQIQHDIWGTMLDSVYVHARSREQIPATLWPILKNQAEEAARHWREPDRGIWEVRGEPQHFTSSKIMCWVAMDRGAKLAEMHGEKSYAQQWRAVADEIKDDILENGVDERGVLVQRYGSTALDASLLLAVLNRFLPSDDPRIRATVLAIADELTHDGLVLRYRVEETDDGLSGEEGTFTICSFWLVSALVEIGEVRRARHLCERLLSFASPLQLYAEEIDPRTGRHLGNFPQAFTHLALINAVVHVIRAEEEADVSGTFQPANAPT
- the lepA gene encoding translation elongation factor 4; the encoded protein is MPSFADTTFTDPALIRNFCIIAHIDHGKSTLADRMLQLTGVVDERSMRAQYLDRMDIERERGITIKAQNVRLPWQVTGQNGPQDYVLHLIDTPGHVDFTYEVSRALEACEGAVLLVDAAQGIEAQTLANLYLALDKDLTIIPVLNKIDLPAADPERYSEEIAHIIGCEPSDVLRVSGKTGEGVEALLDEVVRLIPAPQGDPDAPARAMIFDSVYDIYRGVVTYVRVVDGKITPREKIAMMSTGATHELLEVGIVSPDPKPSAGLGVGEVGYLITGVKDVRQSKVGDTVTSARKGATEPLTGYREPRPMVYSGLYPVDGSDYPNLREALDKLQLNDAALTYEPETSVALGFGFRCGFLGLLHMEITRERLEREFNLDLISTAPNVVYRVVKEDGTEMMVTNPSIWPEGKIRSVFEPVVKTTVIAPSEFIGSIMELCQSRRGELGGMDYLSPERVELRYTMPLGEIIFDFFDSLKSRTRGYASLDYEEAGEQEAELVKVDILLQGEAVDAFSAIVHKDGASAYGNKMTVKLKELIPRQQFEVPVQAAVGSRIIARENIRAIRKDVLSKCYGGDITRKRKLLEKQKEGKKRMKTIGRVEVPQEAFVAALSTESAADKPKK
- a CDS encoding NAD(P)H-dependent flavin oxidoreductase is translated as MSTVLAGLRLPVVGAPMAGGITVPALARGVSAAGGFGLLPAGYRSVEQLDRDRAAMDGLPFGFNVFVPTPDLGADLGEYLDKLKIWADKFEVAPGDPVWHDDAYADKIEYLVATPVPVVSFTFGVPSAQDAHRLRAAGSEVWITVTSAVEATIAEGIGADALVVQGPEAGGHRSSFDAGAPEEPLADLIANVRTVTALPLVAAGGIMDGADIARVLAAGATAAQLGTALVVTDESGAKQVYKDALLQPAETVVTRVFSGRPARSISNAFQRDMESVAPVSFPALNSATKELRASGDPDVMSLWAGTEHHRARALPVAELMSVLAAELDAARGQATA
- a CDS encoding type II toxin-antitoxin system PemK/MazF family toxin, which codes for MASQWQTLGRRLGKIAVDTLEQVVFREGPKVLRQLQGSEFVQRGLQRGLEAIGVVETEQQTAIPGRPVTNRSVPTAHRARRIEYTPDLDGRADPGEIVWTWVVYKDDPSQGKDRPVLVVGRDGSVLLGLMLSSRERHDTDPDWVALGSGSWDYDGRPSWVRLDRVLDVPEEGIRREGAILDVERFNIVAMRLRTHFSWS
- a CDS encoding DUF899 domain-containing protein, giving the protein MTTSSAYPTAVTREEWLTARKQLLIREREATHLRDAVNAERRRLPMVKVEKDYLFEGPDGPVRLLDMFEGRHTLYVHHFMWIDAVDRGCPSCTGAADMTFTERDRALLTDKGVTFACVSRAPYASIARYRDEHGWTFPWYSTNDGDFSYDFHVTLDPSRTPIEYNYKSLDELHADGFSEEDLRGDWPGASVFLRRADEVFHTYSAFARGLDHSAVGYPFLDLTPYGRQEPWEESPAGWPQGGAVVGMPSQECEH